In one Rhinopithecus roxellana isolate Shanxi Qingling chromosome 1, ASM756505v1, whole genome shotgun sequence genomic region, the following are encoded:
- the LOC115896860 gene encoding protein SET produces the protein MAPKRQSPLLPQKKKPRPPPALGPEETSASAGLPKKGEKEQQEAIEHIDEVQNEIDRLNEQASEEILKVEQKYNKLRQPFFQKRSELIAKIPNFWVTTFVNHPQVSALLGEEDEEALHYLTRVEVTEFEDIKSGYRIDFYFDENPYFENKVLSKEFHLNESGDPSSKSTEIKWKSGKDLTKRSSQTQNKASRKRQHEEPESFFTWFTDHSDAGADELGEVIKDDIWPNPLQYYLVPDMDDEEGEGEEDDDDDEEEEGLEDIDEEGDEDEGEEDEDDDEGEEGEEDEGEDD, from the coding sequence ATGGCCCCTAAACGCCAGTCTCCACTCCTGCCTCAAAAGAAGAAACCAAGACCACCGCCTGCTCTGGGACCGGAGGAGACATCGGCCTCTGCAGGCTTGccgaagaagggagaaaaagaacagcaagaaGCAATTGAACACATTGATGAAGTACAAAATGAAATAGACAGACTTAATGAACAAGCCAGTGAGGAGATTTTGAAAGTAGAACAGAAATATAACAAACTCCGCCAACCATTTTTTCAGAAGAGGTCAGAATTGATCGCCAAAATCCCAAATTTTTGGGTAACAACATTTGTCAACCATCCACAAGTGTCTGCACTGCTTGGGGAGGAAGACGAAGAGGCACTGCATTATTTGACCAGAGTTGAAGTGACAGAATTTGAAGATATTAAATCAGGTTAcagaatagatttttattttgatgaaaatccttactttgaaaataaagttctCTCCAAAGAATTTCATCTGAATGAGAGTGGTGATCCATCTTCAAAGTCCACCGAAATCAAATGGAAATCTGGAAAGGATTTGACGAAACGTTCAAGTCAAACGCAGAATAAAGCCAGCAGGAAGAGGCAGCATGAGGAACCAGAGAGCTTCTTTACCTGGTTTACTGACCATTCTGATGCAGGTGCTGATGAGTTAGGAGAGGTCATCAAAGATGATATTTGGCCAAACCCATTACAGTACTACTTGGTTCCTGATATGGATgatgaagaaggagaaggagaagaagatgatgatgatgatgaagaggaggaaggatTAGAAGATATTGATGAAGAAGGGGATGAGGATGAAggtgaagaagatgaagatgatgatgaaggggaggaaggagaggaggatgaAGGAGAAGACGACTAA